AAATTCTAAATCCAATTCAAAAAATTCATCGGGCTTATGATTGGAATCATTTGATTCGATGAATTTTTTCTGTGCTTCCAGACAGTCAATCAGCTGCTGACGCAGGCCGTGGTTATAATTCAGCGTGGTTACGATATCCTTTACAAAAAATGTATCCATCATCAGACGCATATCGAAAATATCCTGCAATTCATGCGGTGTCAGCGCTCTGACGCTCATGCCCTTATTGGGGGTGTTCACAACCAGCTTTTCCTCTGCCAATCTTTGCAGTGCCTGCTTGACAGGGGTATCGCTGACCTGATATTCGCGAGCAAGCTCCTTGATGTTCAGCTTTTCTCCGGGCTGGAATACCTTCGTGAGAATATCATCTTTAATATCCTGATAAATCTTATCAGTCAGGGTAGTTTTTTTACCCGTTGTTTCGTGGTTCTTTTCTTCTTCTTTCACAGGTCTCTCCTTCTTTCGATTTCTCAAATTAGATTTTGCCGCAAAAAGACAGCACAAAAATGTTCTTCTGTATGCCTGTTTGCTCTATTATACAACAGGAGGCGCAAAAAGTCTATCAATTTTTCGGAATCAACTTTTTTTTAATAATATGAGATATAAAACGGATTGAAAAAGAATTTTAAGTGGCGTTTTTTAACTGGAAAAAACTAGAAATTAAATAAAAAATAGTTTTATGTGGGACGAAAAGTGTCTTATAAAAGTTTCAAAATGCAGTAAAATTAGTTTATATTGGATATTTTACACAAAAAATAGGATTTTTTTACACGAAAAGACACTTGTTTTTCGTCTTTTTTATCTCTTGACGCACAAGAAAGACAAATATATAATCATAAAAAAGATGTTTTATATCTCAAATAAAACTTTTTTCGCGAAAAAGAAGATTTGTTTTGCGATATTTGTGATACAAATGAAAAACGAGAGAGAAACAAAGAAACAAAGAAACAAAAGAGGAGTCCTTCCCTTCGGTGGGGTCCAACCGAAGAAAAGGAAATCCAAATGCAACACACCGGACTTTAGAGTTCAATATGAGGAGGGAATATTATGTTCTTAAAGAGAGGCCTTGCTGCTGCTCTGGCAGCGGTCACAGTGATTGGTCTGGCGGGCTGCGGTGGTTCCGATGATGCAGCAGAGGCAGACACAGCAACAGTTAAAAAGGGTTTCGTAGAAAAGAAGGTCGAACCCGTAAATTTTGATTCCGGCGTAAAATTGAAGGATGACTGCTATCACTTCATTTATGCACTGGGGAATGCGCCTGCGACAATTGACGCTGCAAAGTTTTTCAAAATGCGTCTGGAGCAGGAATCCGACGGCGCATTGAGCTGTGATATTTACACCGACAACGTGCTTGGTTCTGAACGTGAGCTGCTGGAGGGCTGTCAGTTTGGTAACTATGACATCGTTCTGGCAACAAACGCAACGGTAGCATCCTTTGAAAATGACATTTTCTGTCTGGATATTCCTTGGCTGTTTGATAACAAGCAGCAGGTTTATGAGGTTCTGGACGGGCCTCTGGGCGACAGACTGGCAGATGGTCTGGAGGAATCCGGCTTTAAGCTGCTGCAATGGCAGGAAAATTCGTTCCGTACACTGTCTACCAACAAGCCTATCAACGATATGTCCGATTTGAAGGGCGTTAAGATTCGTATTATGGAAAACGAGCTGCAGCTGCAGCAGTGGAAAAACTACGGCGCGAACCCCACACCCATGGCGTTCACAGAGCTGTTTACAGCACTGCAGCAGAAAACAGTAGACGCACAGGATAACGGTGCGGAGCTGACATGGCAGACAAAATTCTATGAAGTACAGAGCCACTATACATATACAAAACACATTTACTCTCCTTACCTGATTCTGATGAGTAAAGATAAATTTGATGCGCTGACTCCCGAACAGCAGGAAATCGTGCTGAAGGTTTCTGATGAAGCAGTTGCTTATGAACGTCAGAGATGTGACGAATATGAAAAGGTTGCACTGGAAAACATCAAAAACTGCGGCACCATGCAGTATAGCGACTTGGATCCTGCGGTTAAGGCCGAAATGGTGAAGGCTTGCGAAGGACTGAAGGAAATGGCTTATGAAAAGGTAACCAATCCCGATGTGGTAGACCTGCTGTATAAGGAAGTTGCCAAGGCAAAGGAAAAATTCCCTGAAGAAGGCTAAAAAGGAAAGGGGCGTAAAATACTATGAAATGGGTTTTAGACCATGTGGAAGAATTTTTCATGATTCCACTGATTTTCGCAATGAGTATTATCATTTTCATTCAGGTTGTATGTCGTTATGTGTTCCAGAACTCTCTGACATGGTCTGAAGAAATGGCAAGATATATGTTCGTATGGCTGGTATACTTCTCCGTAAGCTATACCGCAAGAAGAGAAAAGCACATCCGTATTGATGCTGCAATCAATTTGTATCCTAAAAAGGCACGTCCTTACATCGAAATCCTCAGTGAATTGATTGTTCTGGGCTTTGCTATCTTTATTGCTGTAACAGGCTATACTGTATTCGGCAAGATTGCATGGTCCGGTCAGATGTCTCCCGCAATGCGTATTCCTATGCAGTTCGTATATGCGGCACCTATGATCGGCATGGGGCTGACAGCAATTCGTCAGCTGCAGTGCATTTACAGAAGAATCAAGGCGTTGAAAAATCACGAGGAGGTGACTGAGGCATGACAGGTTCTATTGCTGCAGTAGTATTTCTTACATTGATTGCTTGTCTGGTGCTGACAGTTCCCATTGGTTTCTCTCTGGGTATTGCATCTCTGGGCTACATTCTTTACACAAAACAGCTGACATTCGGCTTTATCGCACAGAACATGGTAACAGGCTGCGACTCCTTCCCTACCATGGCGATTCCCTTCTTCATCTTCGCAGGTGAATTGATGGGCGGCGGCGGCATTTCCAAAAGACTGCTGAATCTGGCGAACGTATTCTTCGGCAGAATCCAAGGTGGTCTGGCAATCGTAACCGTTGTTGTATGTATGTTCTTCGCGGCAATTTCCGGCTCCGGCCCGGCAACTGTTGCGGCGGTAGGCGGTATGGTTATCCCTACCATGCTGGAAAAGGGCTATGATAAAAAATTCGTACTGGCGCTGATTGCTGCTGCCGGTTCCATCGGTGTTATCATCCCTCCCAGTATCCCTATGGTTATCTACGCTGTAACAACAAACAGCTCCGTATCTACACTGTTCCTGGCAGGCTTCGTACCCGGTATCCTGATTGGTCTGGTACTGATTGCGTATTCCTACTTCTATGCAAAGAAGATGGGCTACAAGGGCGATGACGAACCCTTCTCCGTAAAGAGAGCATTGCGCGAAACAAAGGAAGGCTTCTGGGCAATCCTTTCCCCCGTTATCATTCTGGGCGGTATCTATGGCGGTATCTTTACCCCGACAGAGGCAGCTGCGGTATCTGTAATCTACAGTATCATCGTTGGCTGTGTCATCTACAGAGAGCTGGATCTGAAAAAGCTGATTCAGTGTACCAAAAACGCCTGTGAAACAACAGCATCCATCCTGATTGTTATCGGCTGTGCTGCCGGTTTCTCCAAGGTTCTGACACTGGGTCGTATCCCT
This genomic window from Anaerotignum faecicola contains:
- a CDS encoding GntR family transcriptional regulator, with product MKEEEKNHETTGKKTTLTDKIYQDIKDDILTKVFQPGEKLNIKELAREYQVSDTPVKQALQRLAEEKLVVNTPNKGMSVRALTPHELQDIFDMRLMMDTFFVKDIVTTLNYNHGLRQQLIDCLEAQKKFIESNDSNHKPDEFFELDLEFHTLYLAASGNQKAVNVFRDMQPFTYASGTYVSQPHYRDCECVEEHQAILDAALASDLDALKAAVTAHLNNSRKALQLIFKVNQMIYPEN
- a CDS encoding TRAP transporter substrate-binding protein, with product MFLKRGLAAALAAVTVIGLAGCGGSDDAAEADTATVKKGFVEKKVEPVNFDSGVKLKDDCYHFIYALGNAPATIDAAKFFKMRLEQESDGALSCDIYTDNVLGSERELLEGCQFGNYDIVLATNATVASFENDIFCLDIPWLFDNKQQVYEVLDGPLGDRLADGLEESGFKLLQWQENSFRTLSTNKPINDMSDLKGVKIRIMENELQLQQWKNYGANPTPMAFTELFTALQQKTVDAQDNGAELTWQTKFYEVQSHYTYTKHIYSPYLILMSKDKFDALTPEQQEIVLKVSDEAVAYERQRCDEYEKVALENIKNCGTMQYSDLDPAVKAEMVKACEGLKEMAYEKVTNPDVVDLLYKEVAKAKEKFPEEG
- a CDS encoding TRAP transporter small permease, yielding MKWVLDHVEEFFMIPLIFAMSIIIFIQVVCRYVFQNSLTWSEEMARYMFVWLVYFSVSYTARREKHIRIDAAINLYPKKARPYIEILSELIVLGFAIFIAVTGYTVFGKIAWSGQMSPAMRIPMQFVYAAPMIGMGLTAIRQLQCIYRRIKALKNHEEVTEA
- a CDS encoding TRAP transporter large permease, encoding MTGSIAAVVFLTLIACLVLTVPIGFSLGIASLGYILYTKQLTFGFIAQNMVTGCDSFPTMAIPFFIFAGELMGGGGISKRLLNLANVFFGRIQGGLAIVTVVVCMFFAAISGSGPATVAAVGGMVIPTMLEKGYDKKFVLALIAAAGSIGVIIPPSIPMVIYAVTTNSSVSTLFLAGFVPGILIGLVLIAYSYFYAKKMGYKGDDEPFSVKRALRETKEGFWAILSPVIILGGIYGGIFTPTEAAAVSVIYSIIVGCVIYRELDLKKLIQCTKNACETTASILIVIGCAAGFSKVLTLGRIPTTVASAMLALTDSKIVILLLINVLLLIVGCFMETLCAIMILAPILYPVVTAMGVDVTHFGIIMVVNLAIGFITPPLGVNLFVASRVGETTLDTVIKGIIPFLALMIITLLCITYIPAISMFLPNLMG